One Neisseria sp. Marseille-Q5346 genomic region harbors:
- a CDS encoding acyl-CoA thioesterase encodes MKPERQLPSHELIMSELMMPYTANFSGNVHGGDLLRLLDQVAYSCACRYSGTYCVTLSVDKVLFKEPIHVGELVTFYASINYTGRTSMEVGIRVEAQNIHTGEVRHTNSCYFTMVAVEDGKPVPVPPLEINTPRQRCRYERAKKRKELSLQAADKDSGCN; translated from the coding sequence ATGAAACCGGAACGCCAACTACCTTCCCATGAACTGATCATGTCCGAGCTGATGATGCCTTATACGGCAAACTTCAGCGGCAATGTTCACGGCGGCGATCTTCTGCGCCTGCTCGACCAAGTGGCATATTCCTGCGCCTGCCGTTACAGCGGAACCTATTGCGTTACTCTGTCTGTTGATAAAGTATTGTTTAAAGAGCCTATTCATGTCGGCGAACTGGTAACCTTTTACGCCAGTATCAACTACACCGGCCGTACTTCTATGGAAGTCGGTATCCGTGTGGAGGCGCAAAACATCCACACTGGCGAAGTGCGTCATACCAACAGCTGCTACTTCACCATGGTTGCTGTTGAAGACGGTAAGCCGGTTCCTGTCCCACCTTTGGAAATCAATACACCGCGCCAACGCTGCCGTTATGAAAGGGCTAAAAAGCGTAAAGAGTTGAGTCTGCAGGCTGCGGACAAAGATTCTGGCTGTAACTAA
- the corA gene encoding magnesium/cobalt transporter CorA: protein MSKPANPVETTDNLQDQTMQRSNTDNAPRSAIHQTLYSADTFAQHDYLAGKNLPDIARPQEGQINWLHFVGINDVVLLKHALEPYGIHELVIEDILSRKQRPKIEDYGSYVFTAAQVYHYTSTGKLHSDQVYVIIGKDFVLSFQQKPLGLFSHLRRQMHENPHNILNKNTAFLAYCLLDRIVDDYFIVLEEYNNRVEVIDKSLFKNENSDILGKIHRLKRDAVRLRRALLPLRDVFYQLAVRGDFAIFKGESTVYLRDVYDHNMQLIESLDASRDMVLSMMDIYLSFQSNRMNQQMRVLTVITIIFMPLTVITGIYGMNFDNMPELHWHYGYFMVLGVMLFIIIGLLIFFSSRKWL from the coding sequence ATGAGCAAACCAGCCAATCCAGTTGAGACAACCGACAATCTGCAAGACCAAACCATGCAGCGCAGCAATACCGACAATGCGCCGCGTTCTGCTATCCATCAAACCTTGTATTCCGCCGATACCTTTGCTCAGCATGATTATCTTGCCGGAAAAAACTTGCCCGATATTGCCCGCCCGCAAGAAGGTCAAATCAACTGGCTGCATTTTGTCGGCATCAATGATGTTGTCTTGCTCAAACACGCGCTTGAGCCTTACGGCATCCATGAGCTGGTGATTGAAGATATTCTCAGCCGCAAACAGCGTCCGAAAATCGAAGACTACGGCAGCTATGTTTTTACTGCCGCACAGGTTTACCACTATACCTCCACGGGCAAGCTCCATTCTGACCAAGTGTATGTGATTATCGGCAAAGATTTTGTGTTGTCTTTCCAACAAAAACCGTTGGGCTTGTTCAGCCATCTCCGCCGGCAGATGCACGAAAATCCGCACAATATTTTGAACAAAAATACGGCGTTTCTTGCTTATTGCCTGCTTGACCGCATCGTGGATGACTATTTTATCGTCCTAGAAGAGTACAACAACCGCGTCGAAGTCATAGACAAATCCTTGTTTAAAAACGAAAACAGCGATATTCTCGGCAAAATTCACCGCCTCAAGCGCGATGCCGTCCGCCTGCGGCGCGCGCTTTTACCATTGCGCGATGTGTTCTATCAGCTTGCAGTGCGCGGCGATTTTGCCATTTTCAAAGGCGAATCGACTGTTTATCTGCGCGACGTATACGACCACAATATGCAGCTTATCGAATCGCTTGATGCCTCGCGTGATATGGTGTTGAGCATGATGGACATTTATCTTTCCTTCCAATCCAACCGCATGAACCAGCAAATGCGCGTGTTGACAGTTATTACCATCATCTTTATGCCACTGACCGTCATAACCGGCATCTACGGTATGAACTTCGACAATATGCCCGAGCTGCATTGGCATTACGGCTATTTCATGGTTTTGGGTGTGATGCTGTTCATCATCATCGGACTGCTGATTTTCTTTTCGAGTAGAAAATGGCTTTAA
- the gshA gene encoding glutamate--cysteine ligase: MKLPVMAPEHLTQLREFEKKVLANHAKIEAWFRSHWNEHRPPFYGSVDIRNAGYKISSIDMNLFPGGFNNLNPNFIPLAAVAAQDAVQRACETAKSVLIIPENHTRNTFYLQNVYALSEILRSAGYEVRLGSLNPEVTEPTEFETALGDKILLEPLLRTRERVHLADGFSPCVVLLNNDLSAGVPEILKGINQTVLPPLHGGWTTRRKTEHFGAYNQVAAEFAKLIDIDEWQINPYFEKISGLDFQEREGEDALAEAVERVLAKIQAKYDELGITDQPFVIVKADAGTYGMGVMSVKSADEVRGLNRKNRNKMAKVKEGLEVSEVIVQEGIYTYETMNGAVCEPVVYMMDRFVIGGFFRVHEGRGADENLNAGGMVFVPLSNSIPTGNGDNSQEAPEACKRVFEQWDSLGMPRSEKDCDVDNEHNRLYVYGVMARLSLLAAALELEKTAPQA; the protein is encoded by the coding sequence ATGAAATTACCGGTAATGGCTCCTGAGCATCTGACTCAATTACGGGAATTTGAGAAAAAAGTCCTTGCCAATCATGCCAAAATCGAAGCATGGTTCCGTTCGCATTGGAACGAACACCGTCCGCCGTTTTATGGTTCGGTTGACATCCGTAATGCCGGTTACAAAATTTCATCTATCGATATGAACCTGTTTCCGGGCGGCTTCAATAATTTGAATCCCAACTTTATCCCGCTGGCGGCGGTTGCCGCGCAAGATGCGGTGCAGCGTGCCTGTGAAACGGCAAAATCCGTATTGATTATTCCTGAAAACCACACGCGCAACACATTCTATCTGCAAAACGTTTACGCACTCAGCGAGATTTTGCGTTCGGCAGGATACGAAGTGCGCTTGGGCAGTTTGAATCCTGAAGTGACTGAGCCAACCGAGTTTGAAACCGCGTTGGGCGACAAAATTTTGCTTGAGCCTTTATTGCGTACCCGTGAGCGTGTACATCTCGCAGACGGTTTCTCGCCTTGCGTTGTTTTGTTGAACAATGACTTGTCTGCGGGTGTTCCTGAAATCCTTAAAGGTATCAACCAAACCGTTTTGCCTCCATTGCACGGCGGTTGGACGACTCGCCGTAAAACCGAACACTTCGGCGCGTACAACCAAGTTGCTGCCGAATTTGCCAAGTTGATTGACATCGACGAATGGCAAATCAATCCTTATTTTGAAAAAATCAGCGGTTTGGATTTCCAAGAACGTGAAGGCGAGGATGCGTTGGCGGAAGCAGTAGAACGTGTGCTAGCGAAAATTCAAGCCAAATACGATGAATTGGGTATTACAGACCAGCCTTTCGTGATTGTGAAAGCCGACGCAGGTACTTACGGCATGGGCGTGATGAGTGTTAAATCTGCGGATGAAGTGCGCGGCTTGAACCGTAAAAACCGCAATAAAATGGCGAAAGTCAAAGAAGGTTTGGAAGTCAGCGAAGTCATTGTCCAAGAAGGTATTTATACCTACGAAACCATGAACGGCGCCGTGTGTGAACCTGTCGTTTATATGATGGACCGTTTCGTTATCGGCGGTTTCTTCCGTGTACACGAAGGCCGTGGCGCGGACGAAAACCTCAATGCCGGCGGTATGGTATTTGTGCCACTGTCCAACAGCATTCCTACCGGTAACGGCGATAATTCTCAAGAAGCACCTGAAGCCTGCAAACGCGTATTTGAACAATGGGATTCGCTCGGTATGCCGCGCTCTGAAAAAGACTGCGACGTGGACAACGAACACAACCGCCTCTACGTTTACGGCGTAATGGCGCGCCTGTCCTTGCTTGCTGCCGCATTGGAGTTGGAGAAAACCGCGCCTCAAGCCTAA
- the leuC gene encoding 3-isopropylmalate dehydratase large subunit — translation MSTQTLYDKLWNSHVVREEEDGTVLLYIDRHLVHEVTSPQAFEGLKMAGRKLWRIDSVVSTADHNTPTGDWDKGIQDPISKLQVDTLDKNIKEFGALAYFPFMDKGQGIVHVMGPEQGATLPGMTVVCGDSHTSTHGAFGALAHGIGTSEVEHTMATQCITAKKSKSMLIAVEGRLKPGVTAKDVALYIIGQIGTAGGTGYAIEFGGEAIRSLSMEGRMTLCNMAIEAGARSGMVAVDQTTIDYVKGKPFTPKGEAWDKAVEYWRTLVSDEGAVFDKEYHFKAEDIEPQVTWGTSPEMVLDISGKVPNPAEEADPVKRSGMERALEYMGLEAGTPLNKIPVDIVFIGSCTNSRIEDLREAAAIAKGRKKADNVQRVLIVPGSGLVKEQAEKEGLHEVFIEAGFEWREPGCSMCLAMNADRLTPGQRCASTSNRNFEGRQGNGGRTHLVSPAMAAAAAVTGHFTDIRTMA, via the coding sequence ATGAGCACACAAACCCTTTACGATAAACTTTGGAACAGCCACGTCGTCCGCGAAGAAGAAGACGGCACTGTTCTGCTTTACATCGACCGCCACCTGGTTCACGAAGTAACCAGCCCACAAGCATTTGAAGGCTTGAAAATGGCCGGCCGCAAACTCTGGCGTATCGACAGCGTAGTCTCCACAGCCGACCATAACACCCCGACCGGCGACTGGGACAAAGGTATCCAAGACCCGATTTCCAAACTGCAAGTTGATACTTTGGACAAAAACATTAAAGAGTTTGGCGCACTCGCCTACTTCCCGTTTATGGATAAAGGCCAAGGCATCGTGCACGTTATGGGCCCGGAACAAGGCGCCACCCTGCCCGGCATGACCGTTGTCTGCGGCGACTCGCACACTTCTACCCACGGCGCATTCGGCGCATTGGCGCACGGTATCGGCACTTCCGAAGTCGAACACACCATGGCGACCCAATGTATTACTGCGAAAAAATCCAAATCCATGCTGATTGCCGTTGAAGGCCGTCTGAAACCCGGTGTTACCGCCAAAGACGTGGCGCTTTATATCATCGGCCAAATCGGTACGGCCGGCGGTACAGGCTACGCCATCGAATTTGGCGGCGAAGCCATCCGCAGCCTTTCTATGGAAGGCCGCATGACCTTGTGTAATATGGCGATTGAAGCCGGTGCGCGCTCAGGCATGGTTGCCGTCGACCAAACCACCATCGACTATGTAAAAGGCAAACCTTTCACACCTAAAGGCGAAGCATGGGATAAAGCCGTCGAATACTGGCGTACGCTGGTGTCTGACGAAGGCGCAGTATTCGATAAAGAATACCACTTCAAAGCCGAAGACATCGAGCCTCAAGTGACTTGGGGCACATCGCCTGAAATGGTTTTGGACATCAGTGGCAAAGTGCCTAATCCTGCCGAAGAAGCCGATCCGGTCAAACGCAGCGGCATGGAACGCGCCCTTGAATACATGGGCTTGGAAGCTGGTACGCCATTAAACAAAATCCCTGTCGATATCGTCTTTATCGGTTCTTGCACCAACAGCCGTATCGAAGACTTGCGCGAAGCCGCCGCTATCGCCAAAGGCCGTAAAAAAGCGGACAATGTACAACGCGTATTGATTGTCCCCGGCTCCGGTTTGGTGAAAGAACAGGCCGAAAAAGAAGGCTTGCACGAAGTATTTATCGAAGCCGGTTTTGAATGGCGCGAACCAGGCTGCTCTATGTGCCTCGCCATGAATGCCGACCGCCTGACCCCGGGACAACGTTGCGCCTCTACTTCCAACCGTAACTTTGAAGGCCGTCAAGGCAACGGTGGACGCACCCACCTCGTCAGCCCTGCCATGGCAGCTGCAGCCGCGGTTACCGGCCACTTTACCGACATCCGCACTATGGCTTAA
- a CDS encoding VOC family protein, producing the protein MSNPSSWFGIHAHDLDRAKAFYESVFGKPLQDVGGNGFRFIIFPADYTQHGTAGMIWHDSNAQPGHGGTTIFFNCPDCAETAEKAVAAGGKLLQEKFRIANGFAAFIEDTEGNRIGLHSTR; encoded by the coding sequence ATGAGTAATCCGTCAAGCTGGTTTGGTATTCACGCTCATGATTTGGATCGCGCCAAAGCCTTTTACGAATCCGTATTCGGTAAGCCCCTGCAAGACGTTGGCGGCAACGGATTCCGTTTCATCATTTTCCCAGCCGATTACACCCAACACGGTACGGCCGGCATGATTTGGCACGACAGCAATGCCCAGCCCGGCCACGGCGGTACAACCATTTTCTTCAATTGCCCGGATTGTGCCGAAACAGCAGAAAAAGCCGTTGCAGCAGGCGGCAAACTGTTACAAGAAAAATTCCGCATTGCCAACGGCTTTGCAGCATTTATCGAAGACACAGAAGGCAACCGAATCGGTTTGCACAGCACACGCTAA
- the leuD gene encoding 3-isopropylmalate dehydratase small subunit: MKAFTKITAIVAPLDRSNVDTDAIIPKQFLKSIKRSGFGPNAFDEWRYLDHGEPGMDNSKRPLNPDFSLNQPRYQGAQILLTRKNFGCGSSREHAPWALDDYGFRAVIAPSFADIFFNNCYKNGLLPIVLTEEQVDQLFKEVEANEGYQLSIDLAEQTLTTPSGETFTFDITEHRKHCLLNGLDEIGLTLQHADEIHAFEEKRRQSQPWLFNG, encoded by the coding sequence ATGAAAGCCTTTACCAAAATTACCGCCATCGTCGCCCCGCTCGACCGCAGCAACGTCGACACCGATGCCATCATCCCCAAACAATTTCTGAAATCCATCAAACGCAGCGGCTTCGGCCCCAATGCTTTTGATGAATGGCGTTACCTCGACCACGGCGAACCGGGCATGGACAACAGCAAACGCCCGTTGAATCCGGATTTCTCCCTGAACCAGCCACGCTATCAAGGCGCACAAATCCTGTTGACGCGTAAAAACTTCGGTTGCGGCTCTTCACGCGAACACGCCCCTTGGGCATTGGACGACTACGGCTTCCGCGCCGTCATCGCCCCCAGCTTCGCCGACATCTTCTTCAACAACTGCTACAAAAACGGCCTTTTGCCTATCGTTTTGACAGAAGAACAGGTTGACCAGCTTTTCAAAGAAGTTGAAGCCAACGAAGGCTATCAGCTCTCCATCGACCTTGCCGAGCAAACCCTGACCACCCCTAGCGGCGAAACATTCACATTCGACATTACCGAACACCGCAAACACTGTCTCTTAAACGGCTTGGACGAAATCGGCCTGACCCTGCAACACGCTGACGAAATTCACGCCTTTGAAGAAAAACGCCGCCAAAGCCAGCCTTGGCTGTTTAACGGTTGA
- a CDS encoding DUF2625 domain-containing protein → MRSFDELIQTQDPAWPLIQEWLTEAVNSVEVLLRTLEKAKEELVKTQVTIRSFMGAVVYETGGILIDDGWLRILGSGSAKLPRGLGSWNLSRTQSEPAGPAPYYLFADDVAGGYFAINGGGLNGKVGNVFYLPPDTLEWEDCGKGYGDFLNWALNGDLQLFYENLRWKNWHEEIRDLNGDSVYTFFPFLWTEEGSDINQVSRKRIPIAEHYASTLDLQNITL, encoded by the coding sequence ATGAGATCATTCGACGAATTAATCCAAACCCAAGACCCTGCGTGGCCATTGATTCAAGAGTGGCTTACAGAAGCGGTAAACAGCGTTGAAGTTCTGCTACGTACGCTTGAAAAGGCAAAGGAAGAACTTGTCAAAACCCAAGTAACGATACGTTCGTTTATGGGTGCTGTCGTTTATGAAACCGGCGGTATTCTTATCGATGACGGCTGGTTACGGATACTTGGTTCTGGCAGCGCGAAGCTACCTCGTGGTTTGGGAAGTTGGAATCTAAGCCGTACACAATCCGAGCCAGCAGGCCCTGCTCCCTATTATCTGTTTGCCGATGATGTTGCTGGAGGCTATTTTGCGATTAATGGCGGAGGATTGAATGGCAAAGTAGGTAATGTTTTCTACCTACCACCGGATACACTGGAATGGGAAGATTGCGGTAAAGGTTATGGCGACTTCTTAAATTGGGCATTGAACGGCGATTTACAGTTGTTTTACGAAAACCTGCGTTGGAAAAATTGGCACGAAGAAATCCGTGATTTGAATGGCGACAGCGTTTACACGTTCTTTCCGTTTTTATGGACTGAAGAAGGCAGCGATATAAACCAAGTCAGCCGCAAGCGTATTCCTATCGCTGAACATTATGCTTCCACTTTGGATCTGCAAAACATAACTCTATAA
- a CDS encoding YhcH/YjgK/YiaL family protein, whose amino-acid sequence MITDTISNATRYAALHPDFAEAFHLLQTLDFTKLPDGQVPCENPNIRIFIGSEPMRTKGEAQPEAHLKHIDIQTPIDGSETYGWIDRGRLKNGLGYNEKRDIEFFDCEPETWLTLEPGEFALFFPNDAHAPLVGDRANIRKVVFKIRVETERL is encoded by the coding sequence ATGATTACCGACACCATAAGCAATGCCACCCGCTACGCTGCCTTGCATCCCGACTTTGCTGAGGCCTTCCATCTGTTGCAAACCCTAGATTTTACCAAGCTGCCGGACGGCCAAGTGCCGTGCGAGAACCCCAATATCCGTATTTTTATCGGCAGCGAGCCGATGAGGACTAAAGGCGAAGCTCAGCCTGAAGCGCACTTAAAACACATTGATATTCAAACGCCGATTGATGGCAGCGAAACATATGGCTGGATAGACAGAGGCCGTCTGAAAAACGGTTTAGGCTACAACGAAAAGCGCGATATCGAGTTTTTCGACTGCGAGCCGGAAACTTGGCTGACCTTGGAGCCCGGCGAATTTGCGCTATTCTTCCCGAATGATGCGCATGCCCCTTTGGTCGGCGACAGGGCAAACATACGCAAAGTTGTTTTTAAAATCCGTGTTGAAACCGAACGTCTATAA
- a CDS encoding DUF1444 family protein, whose amino-acid sequence MSFFSRLFRSKPKLMTWQEFVEYFARRIQEELDLEAKIDWGENIASSPIIVHFSEDDEASFSTYLSNHYTSYLQNPEALEAIVAANLAVIYKIQDTDAIVSAQQILPTIKNTIYLENARLITNTDEAEPADYLVYKPIAGDIMLLYMVDTEESMHTLNREHMKEAGIEDEDALYRTAMDNLRQRMNGRVQIHHAEGWSLTQIHLDNDYDASLILLLDEVLKDDPMLPANPVFAVPARNALLVCSPSDEEALQAMANIALQAFEDSAYAISTQLYQYHNGTISVFRAN is encoded by the coding sequence ATGTCTTTTTTCAGCAGGTTGTTCCGCTCCAAACCTAAATTAATGACTTGGCAGGAATTTGTCGAATACTTTGCCCGCCGCATCCAAGAAGAATTGGATCTTGAGGCAAAAATCGACTGGGGCGAAAATATTGCGTCTTCGCCGATTATTGTCCATTTTTCCGAAGACGATGAAGCATCATTCAGCACATATTTGAGCAACCATTACACAAGTTATCTGCAAAATCCCGAGGCCTTGGAGGCGATTGTTGCAGCCAATTTAGCGGTTATCTATAAGATTCAAGACACTGATGCCATTGTTTCAGCACAACAAATTCTTCCGACAATTAAAAATACGATTTATCTGGAAAACGCCAGACTGATTACAAATACGGACGAAGCCGAACCTGCCGATTACCTGGTATACAAACCGATTGCCGGCGATATCATGTTGCTTTATATGGTGGATACGGAAGAATCCATGCATACGCTCAATCGTGAACATATGAAAGAGGCCGGTATTGAAGATGAGGACGCCTTGTATCGTACCGCCATGGATAATCTGCGCCAACGGATGAATGGACGTGTCCAAATTCATCATGCCGAAGGTTGGTCATTGACCCAAATCCATTTGGACAACGACTATGATGCTTCCTTGATTTTGCTTTTGGACGAAGTACTTAAAGATGATCCTATGCTGCCGGCCAACCCTGTTTTTGCAGTCCCGGCACGCAACGCCCTGCTCGTTTGCAGCCCGTCCGATGAAGAAGCTTTGCAGGCGATGGCGAATATTGCCCTGCAGGCATTTGAAGACTCTGCCTACGCGATTTCTACCCAGCTTTACCAGTACCATAATGGTACAATCAGCGTTTTCAGAGCAAATTGA
- the leuB gene encoding 3-isopropylmalate dehydrogenase produces the protein MTKHIAILRGDGIGPEIVAETVRVLDKLIEQGLDVSYEYAPLGGEAYDEYGHPYPEFTQNLCRKADAVLLGAVGSPQYDNLDRPLRPERGLLAIRKDLNLFANLRPAILYKELANASTLKPEIVAGLDILIVRELTGDIYFGEPRGIRVLGNGEREGYNTMKYSESEIRRIAHVAFQSAQKRSKKVCSVGKANVLETTELWREIFEEIGKEYPDVELSHMYVDNAAMQLVRAPKQFDVIATGNIFGDILSDEASMLTGSIGMLPSASLDENGKGLYEPSHGSAPDIAGQNKANPLATVLSLAMLLRYSLNDEARAQQVENAVQKVLQQGLRTGDIYEEGTKLVSCSEMGDAVLAAL, from the coding sequence ATGACCAAACATATCGCTATCTTGCGCGGCGACGGCATCGGCCCTGAAATCGTTGCAGAAACCGTCCGCGTACTCGACAAACTTATCGAACAAGGTTTGGATGTCAGCTACGAATACGCACCTTTGGGCGGTGAAGCCTATGACGAATACGGCCATCCTTATCCAGAATTCACGCAAAACCTTTGCCGTAAAGCCGATGCGGTACTGCTTGGTGCAGTCGGTTCTCCTCAATACGACAATCTCGACCGTCCGCTGCGCCCTGAACGCGGCTTGTTGGCCATCCGTAAAGACTTGAATCTGTTTGCCAACCTACGCCCTGCCATTTTGTATAAAGAGCTGGCCAATGCTTCCACTCTGAAACCGGAAATCGTAGCAGGCCTCGACATCCTTATCGTACGCGAACTGACCGGCGATATTTACTTTGGCGAACCGCGCGGCATCCGTGTTTTGGGAAACGGCGAACGCGAAGGTTACAACACCATGAAATACAGCGAAAGCGAAATCCGCCGCATCGCCCACGTTGCCTTCCAATCCGCCCAAAAACGCAGCAAAAAAGTCTGCTCCGTAGGCAAGGCCAACGTTTTGGAAACCACCGAACTGTGGCGCGAAATCTTTGAAGAAATCGGCAAAGAATACCCTGATGTCGAGCTTTCCCATATGTACGTCGACAACGCCGCCATGCAGTTGGTACGTGCGCCCAAACAATTTGACGTGATTGCCACCGGCAACATCTTCGGCGATATCCTCTCCGACGAAGCCTCCATGCTGACCGGTTCCATCGGTATGCTGCCTTCTGCTTCTTTGGACGAAAACGGCAAAGGCCTGTACGAACCGTCCCACGGCTCTGCTCCTGACATTGCCGGTCAAAACAAAGCCAATCCGCTGGCGACCGTATTGTCTCTTGCCATGTTGCTGCGTTACAGCCTAAATGACGAAGCTCGCGCTCAACAAGTTGAAAACGCCGTACAAAAAGTACTGCAACAAGGCTTGCGTACCGGCGACATTTACGAAGAAGGCACCAAACTGGTTTCCTGCTCTGAAATGGGCGATGCCGTATTAGCCGCTTTGTAA
- a CDS encoding DEAD/DEAH box helicase translates to MSIKFADLNLDKNILSAVRSEGYESPTPIQAQAIPFALEGRDIMASAQTGSGKTAAFLLPTLQRLTKRSEKPGKGPRALVLTPTRELAAQVEKNALAYAKNMRWFRTVSIVGGASFGYQTRALSKPVDLIVATPGRLMDLMQSGKVDFDRLEVLILDEADRMLDMGFIDDIETIVEATPSDRQTLLFSATWDGAVGKLARKLTKDPETIEVERVDDQGKIEEQLLYCDDMRHKNRLLDHILRDANIDQCVIFTSTKAMTEVIADELYEKGFAANCLHGDMPQGWRNRTLMDLRKGRCKILVATDVAARGIDVPTITHVINYDLPKQAEDYVHRIGRTGRAGRTGIAITFAEVNEYVKVHKIEKYIGRKLPELTIEGMEPTRKRKSAGGKPKGKGGWRSDKKPAKEGFGGKSRGEGHKKDGFKKDGFKKDGFKKSDGFKKGGEGFKGKRKANDGFGGKHKKG, encoded by the coding sequence ATGTCTATTAAATTTGCCGATTTGAACCTTGATAAAAACATTTTGTCTGCCGTACGCAGCGAGGGTTATGAAAGCCCGACACCGATTCAGGCGCAAGCGATTCCGTTTGCTTTGGAAGGCCGCGACATCATGGCTTCGGCGCAAACCGGCTCCGGCAAAACCGCCGCCTTCCTGCTGCCGACCTTGCAGCGGCTGACCAAACGCAGCGAAAAACCGGGCAAAGGCCCACGCGCTTTGGTATTGACCCCGACTCGCGAACTGGCGGCTCAGGTGGAAAAAAACGCGCTGGCGTATGCTAAAAATATGCGTTGGTTCCGTACTGTCAGCATCGTCGGCGGCGCATCTTTCGGCTACCAAACCCGTGCTTTGAGCAAACCGGTTGACCTGATTGTCGCTACTCCGGGCCGTCTGATGGATTTGATGCAGAGCGGTAAAGTTGATTTTGATCGTTTGGAAGTGCTGATTCTGGACGAAGCCGACCGTATGTTGGACATGGGTTTTATCGACGACATCGAAACCATCGTGGAAGCAACGCCGAGCGATCGTCAGACTTTGTTGTTCTCTGCCACTTGGGACGGCGCAGTAGGCAAACTGGCGCGCAAACTGACCAAAGACCCTGAAACCATCGAAGTTGAGCGTGTGGATGATCAAGGCAAAATCGAAGAGCAGCTATTGTACTGCGACGATATGCGCCATAAAAACCGCCTGCTCGACCACATCTTGCGCGATGCCAATATCGATCAATGTGTGATTTTTACATCCACTAAAGCCATGACCGAAGTCATCGCGGATGAATTGTACGAAAAAGGTTTTGCCGCCAACTGCCTGCATGGTGATATGCCGCAAGGCTGGCGTAACCGCACGCTGATGGATTTGCGCAAAGGCCGCTGCAAAATTTTGGTTGCCACCGATGTAGCCGCACGTGGTATCGACGTACCAACCATTACCCACGTTATCAACTACGACTTGCCGAAACAGGCTGAAGACTACGTTCACCGCATCGGCCGTACCGGCCGCGCAGGCCGTACCGGTATTGCGATTACTTTTGCCGAAGTGAACGAATACGTCAAAGTACACAAAATCGAAAAATATATCGGCCGTAAATTGCCCGAGCTGACCATCGAAGGCATGGAGCCGACACGTAAACGCAAATCTGCCGGTGGCAAACCGAAAGGCAAAGGCGGCTGGCGCAGCGATAAGAAACCGGCTAAAGAAGGCTTCGGCGGCAAATCACGCGGCGAAGGCCATAAAAAAGACGGTTTCAAAAAAGATGGCTTTAAGAAAGACGGTTTCAAGAAGTCTGACGGTTTCAAAAAAGGCGGCGAAGGCTTTAAAGGCAAACGTAAGGCTAACGACGGCTTTGGCGGCAAACATAAAAAAGGTTGA
- a CDS encoding glycosyl transferase, whose translation MKFFKTAALLPALATALLIGACSGSESYRGEWKAVASDGSKAEITFAKKSFTIKDEKGKETVYEYTQNQYKLESGRTSYGIDIKNASEARIVFPFKGKTDRATMVAPDDTILYMLDRHAYVPADQFWKLPQ comes from the coding sequence ATGAAGTTTTTCAAAACCGCCGCCTTATTACCTGCACTTGCTACCGCCCTGTTGATCGGCGCGTGCAGCGGATCGGAGAGTTATCGCGGCGAATGGAAGGCCGTTGCGTCCGATGGCAGCAAAGCCGAAATCACCTTTGCCAAAAAAAGCTTTACTATCAAAGACGAAAAAGGCAAAGAAACCGTCTACGAATACACTCAGAACCAATACAAACTGGAAAGCGGCAGAACCAGCTACGGCATCGACATCAAAAACGCCTCGGAAGCACGAATCGTGTTCCCGTTTAAAGGCAAGACCGACCGCGCCACCATGGTTGCGCCTGACGATACAATTCTCTATATGCTTGACCGACACGCCTACGTCCCTGCTGATCAATTCTGGAAACTTCCCCAATAA